The following are encoded in a window of Brevibacillus ruminantium genomic DNA:
- a CDS encoding ABC transporter substrate-binding protein, whose protein sequence is MKKWKSLMIGALTAVLAVSAAGCSSSDKEEQVLNIYSWADNFNPEVIKDFEQKYNVKVNYDMYGSNEEMLAKIQAGASGYDLIQPSDYMVATMIELGLLEELNKANIPNEKNIVSTFKTPPFDPDNKHSIVYTWGITGIAYNKKYIKGDITSWQDLWNPEYKGRVIMLNDPREVMGVGLIKNGFSNSTKDKGELEKAFADLKTLLPNVVAFDTDNIKQKMIAEEAWIGSVWSGDAAIINGENPDVEYVVPKEGGTIWADTTAIPKGAKHKELAEKFINYLMEPEVSVKNYEWIGYSNPNEKAYPLHSEEYRSNKMIFLDQADIDRAEWLVDVGETLQDYDRFWTELKSGR, encoded by the coding sequence ATGAAAAAGTGGAAATCCCTGATGATTGGCGCATTGACTGCCGTACTTGCTGTATCTGCAGCGGGCTGCTCCTCCTCGGACAAAGAGGAGCAAGTATTGAACATTTACAGCTGGGCTGACAACTTCAACCCCGAGGTAATCAAAGACTTTGAACAGAAGTACAATGTCAAGGTGAACTATGATATGTACGGCAGCAATGAAGAGATGCTGGCCAAAATTCAGGCAGGGGCATCCGGCTACGACTTGATCCAGCCATCCGATTACATGGTGGCGACGATGATTGAGCTGGGCCTCTTGGAAGAGTTGAACAAAGCGAATATCCCGAACGAGAAAAATATCGTCTCAACCTTCAAGACGCCGCCGTTTGACCCGGACAACAAGCATTCCATCGTCTACACCTGGGGCATTACCGGGATTGCGTACAATAAAAAGTACATCAAGGGAGACATCACGAGCTGGCAGGATTTGTGGAACCCGGAGTACAAGGGACGCGTAATCATGCTCAACGACCCGCGCGAGGTCATGGGCGTAGGGCTGATCAAAAACGGTTTTTCCAACAGCACCAAAGATAAGGGCGAGCTGGAAAAAGCATTCGCTGACTTGAAAACGCTGCTGCCAAATGTGGTTGCTTTTGATACAGACAACATCAAGCAAAAGATGATCGCGGAAGAAGCCTGGATCGGTTCGGTCTGGTCCGGGGACGCGGCCATCATCAACGGAGAGAATCCGGATGTAGAATACGTTGTGCCAAAAGAAGGCGGCACCATCTGGGCAGACACCACGGCGATCCCCAAAGGAGCCAAACACAAGGAGTTGGCGGAGAAATTCATCAACTACCTGATGGAGCCGGAAGTAAGCGTGAAAAACTATGAGTGGATCGGATACAGCAATCCAAACGAAAAGGCGTACCCGCTGCACAGTGAAGAGTATCGTTCCAACAAGATGATCTTCCTGGACCAAGCAGATATCGACCGTGCCGAGTGGCTGGTTGACGTAGGGGAGACCTTGCAGGATTACGACCGCTTCTGGACTGAGCTGAAGAGCGGCCGTTAA
- a CDS encoding alpha/beta fold hydrolase: MEASTEKVTGFVERNGTSFYYEACGKGEPLLLIHGINLDSRMWREQVPVLSEKYRVISFDLRGMGQTPMTEEPFTLFGDTQAVLQELGIEQAHVIGLSFGGMVALEFAVAHPEMVKSLVLVSSGLHGYPRAERRVKDFAKFVDLYEKGLREETVEMAARMWFDGPDQPVRSEVQKARELFVQMTDHAYSLPPLTKQPAWLAPPPSERLEEIQAPALIIAGGKDYEDFQGIADVLAERIPHAEKVLLADSAHLPPMDQPDQFNRLVLDFIERTRQER; encoded by the coding sequence ATGGAAGCTTCCACTGAGAAAGTAACGGGCTTTGTCGAAAGGAATGGCACGTCTTTTTACTATGAGGCTTGCGGAAAGGGAGAGCCGCTTCTCTTGATCCACGGGATCAATCTCGATTCCCGCATGTGGCGAGAGCAAGTACCTGTCCTTTCCGAGAAGTATCGTGTGATCAGCTTTGATTTGCGAGGAATGGGACAAACCCCGATGACGGAGGAACCCTTTACGCTGTTCGGGGACACCCAGGCTGTGCTTCAGGAACTGGGGATTGAACAGGCACATGTGATTGGACTCTCGTTCGGAGGAATGGTGGCATTGGAATTTGCCGTGGCGCATCCGGAGATGGTCAAAAGTCTTGTGCTCGTATCCTCCGGTTTGCACGGCTATCCGAGAGCGGAGAGACGGGTAAAGGATTTTGCAAAATTCGTGGATCTCTATGAAAAAGGGTTGCGTGAAGAAACGGTTGAAATGGCGGCACGCATGTGGTTTGACGGCCCCGATCAGCCGGTCCGATCGGAAGTACAGAAAGCGCGGGAGCTCTTTGTCCAGATGACCGATCACGCTTATTCACTGCCGCCTCTCACCAAACAGCCCGCATGGCTTGCGCCTCCCCCGAGCGAAAGACTAGAAGAGATTCAAGCGCCTGCACTGATCATCGCCGGAGGCAAAGATTACGAGGATTTTCAAGGAATTGCTGACGTTTTGGCAGAGCGCATTCCCCATGCAGAGAAGGTACTGCTGGCCGATTCTGCCCATCTGCCACCCATGGACCAGCCCGACCAGTTCAATCGACTCGTACTGGATTTCATTGAGCGAACCCGACAGGAAAGGTAA
- a CDS encoding LysR family transcriptional regulator yields MNAEQIEAFIFVALTGSFSKTADLLYLSQPTVSMRIKALENELGCKLFQRTGNTVALTREGDVFLPYAKRVLQSLQDGQLAIQRTHGLLEGELVISAVFVAAFYILPELMEKFTTLYPKIKLTIFTGHSHQVLDMVLHHEVSFGIARAVNHPQIKRIQLMPDEMVLAVYPDHPFQNRTQVTLEDVAREKLILFNRGSLDWTLIHSAFSHYQLEKNVVMEADNIEVVKRMVKQRLGIAFLPRFSIQEEVASHALKEVEVLSLPHINRNFELIYHQEATMNGIMNTFIDFLIAHRGVTT; encoded by the coding sequence ATGAATGCGGAACAGATCGAGGCCTTTATATTCGTCGCGTTGACAGGCAGCTTCAGCAAGACCGCGGATCTTTTGTACCTTTCCCAGCCTACGGTCAGCATGCGGATCAAAGCACTGGAAAACGAGCTTGGCTGCAAGTTGTTTCAACGCACAGGCAATACAGTCGCCCTGACACGGGAGGGCGATGTCTTTTTGCCGTACGCCAAGCGTGTCCTGCAATCACTGCAAGACGGGCAGCTGGCCATTCAGCGGACTCACGGTTTATTGGAAGGAGAATTGGTCATTTCCGCCGTGTTTGTGGCCGCTTTTTACATCCTTCCGGAGCTGATGGAGAAATTCACCACACTGTATCCAAAGATCAAGCTGACGATTTTTACGGGACACTCCCATCAGGTGCTGGACATGGTGCTGCACCACGAGGTTTCGTTTGGCATCGCCCGGGCCGTGAATCATCCGCAAATCAAACGGATACAGCTGATGCCGGATGAGATGGTCCTGGCCGTTTATCCTGATCATCCGTTTCAGAACCGGACGCAGGTGACATTGGAGGACGTGGCTCGGGAAAAGCTGATTCTTTTCAACCGGGGATCATTGGATTGGACACTGATCCATAGCGCGTTCAGTCATTATCAGCTGGAGAAAAACGTGGTGATGGAAGCGGATAATATCGAGGTCGTCAAACGCATGGTCAAGCAGCGTCTGGGCATTGCTTTTCTCCCCCGCTTCTCGATTCAGGAGGAGGTGGCTTCCCATGCGCTCAAGGAGGTGGAAGTCCTGAGTCTCCCTCATATCAATCGCAATTTTGAGTTGATCTATCACCAGGAGGCTACGATGAATGGCATCATGAACACCTTTATTGACTTTCTCATCGCTCATCGGGGCGTGACGACGTGA